The DNA segment TCATCAACATGGACCAGCGGCAGGTAGATAAAGAATTCCGTGCCCTGACCAGGCCGGCTCCTCACATCAATATAGCCTTCATGCTGCTTCACGATCCCGTATACACTTGCCAGACCAAGGCCGCTGCCCCTGCCCACTTCCTTTGTGGTGAAAAATGGCTCAAATATCTTCTTCCGGGTCTCGTCGTCCATACCTGTCCCGGTATCGGCAACGGAGATCGTGGCATACGTGCCAGGCTTCATAACTTCAAAAGCAGGAAAGAAGTCTTTATCCAGCTGTGTTTTCCCGATCGCAATTGAGAGCGTGCCTCCATCCGGCATTGAGTCCCTCGCATTGGTACAGAGGTTCATCAGTACCTGATCGATCTGACCGGCATCGGCCATAACCACGCTTCGTTCTTTACTGAGCTGTATGTCCAGACGGATATCCTCCCTGATGAGACGCCTGAGCATCTTTTCCACGTTGGTAAGGATCGTATTGAGATCGACCGCTTTCGGACTGATGAGCTGCTGCCTGCTGAAGGCCAGAAGGCTCTGAACCAGGGCCGCCGCCCGAGATGAGGCGGTCAGGATATGTTCGACATATTCCCGGGCCGGGTCATTTTTTTCGAGACTCATCTTGGCAAGGTTCGAAAAGCCGCTGATCGCCGTAAGGATGTTCTTGAAATCATGGGCAATGCCTCCGGCCATCGTGCCGACCGCCTCCATCTTCTGGGCCTGTCTGAACTGGGTCTCCAGCCGCTGCCGTTCCCCCTCTTTCCGGACCAGCGTCTCTGACATTTCATTGAATGCATGTGAAAGCTTTCCTACCTCATCCCCTGACTGGACCGGCACATTTATCTGAATGCTCTCTTTGCCAAAAGACCGGACCGCCTCTGTCAGCACAGCAAGAGGTCTCGTACTCTTCCTGATAAACAAAAAAACAATGCTCCCTCCGATCAGAAGGAAAAAAGCACTGATCGCAATATCAGCCAGAATGATCCTTGCAACCTTCTTTTCATGATATGCCTTTGCGATGGCAACCTGAACATACCCGATAATCTGCTGCTGGGCAGTCGTCCCGTCATCTCCGGAAAGAAGGCCTTCATCGTAAGAAAGGCGTTCGATGACGACCGGCATGGTGAAAACAATATTTTCTCTGCCCGTCACCGGCTGCATATCCTCATTCCCGCCTTTCATCATCCTTACTTCTTTCATGCCTGGCAGCCGTCCGAACCCCTCAGGAGCTGTTTCGCCGGTTGCATGTTCATAGATCAGCCGGTCCTGAACATCGAAAAAACGTACAAAGCTGATATCTTTGCTCCTGATCACACCCTCAACCGATGCCTTAAGCCTATCGCGATTTTCGGAAAAGACCCCGATCCTTGCATGATATGCAAGGATCGCCGAGAGCAGCCTGCCCTTATTCTCGACGTTCTGGTTCATGACCCTGCTCTCCTGCCAAAAGTCAACCGCAAAGAAGGTCAGGGACAGGGCAATAGCAATGACCATAAAGGAGATATAGAGCTTTCCTGCGAAACTCTCACGGTATTCTCTCAGCTTCTGCGTCAGGCTTTTTCTCATGCGCGCTTTATCTGACATCGGCCGGCTCCTTCGGAAAAATCAGGGCTGATCTGAACTCTGAGTTTTATGGCAATCTTTCTGTTGAGATGAGCAGGATAGAGCCCCCTCTTTCCGTTCGAAAACATTGTATCACACTTACATGAACATCTGAGTTACAGACAGAGACGGGTTGGCCGGACACGTTATAGAATAACCGGCGCAACGATACTATTTTAGAAAAAAATAAACTAAATTTGTGATACGATAGGGACATGAGAAAAGCAGCTGTGCCCATTGTCATTTTTTCGTTTTTCCTTGCTTCCTGCGATGAGAAGCCAAAGAACCCGGTAGCAGTTCATGGCGACAGAATGATCGATGCGTACCACCGATCCCAGAACCTGAAGGACGATGCGAACCTCGATGCAGTCAAGAAAGCTATCCAGGCCCATCGGGCAGTGAACGACAAGTTTCCCCAGGACCTCGAGGAGATCAAACCCTTGCTCTCTTCGCCTGACCTGGACCTCTCGAAATATATCTATAATGCATCTGACGGCTCAGTCGCCATAAAGAAGTGACGTTTCTCCTGCCTTACCGTGTTGCCTGCATTCCCTGCCAACCATAGCGTTCATGCATCGTAAATTGCCGTATCTTCACAATTTTTTGTAACTCCAAAGGATTGACAAGCAGGGCTCTATTGGTGTATAAAATATGTCTCGTGGGCGGATAGCTCAGCTGGGAGAGCGCTGCCCTTACAAGGCAGATGTCGCAGGTTCGATCCCTGTTCCGCCTACCATTATGGCAGCAATTGGTGATTAGTAATTAGGGAGTAGCAAACAGGCTTCTATCCCTTTCCCCCACGAACTAATCACTGTTTTTCACATCGGGGGCGGTAGTTCAGTCGGTTAGAACGCCTGCCTGTCACGCAGGAGGTCGCGGGTTCGAGTCCCGTCCGCCCCGCCATTTAACACTTTAATAGCATTGTATTTCATCGCTCCTCTTTTCTCCACATGGTATCTTCCGTCATCCAACATGTCCCGCTGAATACCGGACATTTCTGTTTTGGCTTGACATTACAGGAAATAACAATGGACATTTCATATGAAAATGATAGAGTTTAAGTAATTTCATTATTACATGGAGGGATGTAAATAATGCATGCTCAAACCCTATCTCTTCTCAGTCACCCTGTTGAAATCAAGAACTGTCCAATCAGCAATGCGCCATGTCCCGGGGACTGCATATTTTCCAATATCCTGCAGAACGTCGGCATCGGCATAATTGTCTTTGATACGGTCCAGAAGGTTTTGGTTTTCCAGAACCAGGAGAGCAGAAGGCTCTTTCAGGGGTTCATTGAGCATCCCGACTACCGAACACTTAGTGATCTCCTTCTGTCCGGAGATTCCAGCTCAGAGGGAGAAGCGATCACCCTTACCGTGGGCAGGAGGTTTCTCGGCTTCACGGTCTACCGCATCAATCATATCTACCGATGGGTATTCATACGGGATGTGACGGATAAGGAAAGGACAGAGGAGCAGGTCAGGGCGGCCCATCGCATGAACCGGGCCGTGCTGGAGCGGTCACCCTATGGGATCATCGTTGTCAACAAAACGGGCGCAATCGATTATGTGAACCCGGCCATGATCGCGATCAATGCAGGAACATATGAAGAGATCACCGCGATCAATGTGTACAATTTCCCGGCCTACCTGTCTCTGGGCATCGCCAGCGGTATCCGCGCTGCCATTGAAGAGGGTAAAGACTTCTTTATCGGTCCTGTCGAGTATACATCGGCATTAGGCGGCAAGACTACGATCAGAAATTTCGTAGGAATGCCGTTTGACGACGACGGTGATCGAAAGGCCCTTGTCTTTGTGGAGGATGTTACTGAACAGAAGCGTATCGAAGCGCAGAACGCCCTGCTTGCGGCAACGGTCGAGTCTGCCACGGACGCGGTCGTGATCACTGACGCCAGGGGAACGATACAGTATGTGAACCCGGCCTTCGAACAGATAACCGGCTATGGCAGGGCTGAGGTCATCGGCAGGTCTCCCCGCATCCTCAAAAGTGGAAAACAGGATGAAACCTTTTACAGGACCATGTGGAATACGCTAAAGGACGGACAGGTATGGAGAGGCGTTCTTATTAATAAGCGTGCCGACGGCTCTCTCTATGACGAGGAAATGACCATATTCCCTGTCCGGAGCGCATCAGGAGAGATCCTGAACTTTGTTGCCTCAATGCGCGATATTACGGTAAAAGCGAAGCTTGAAGCCATTGCCGAAGCGGTCAACTGCATGGACAACATCGGCTATGTCTTTGCCGGGATACGTCACGAGATCGGCAACCCTGTCAATTCGACCAAGATGGCGCTGACCGTGCTCCACGACAATCTCGGCACGTACTCGCCCGAAACAACACGCAACTATATCGAAAGGGCCTTGACTGAACTGTCGCGCGTAGAATATCTTCTGCAGTCCCTGCGGAGCTTCAATATGTTCGAAAGCCCGAAGATCGAGCAGATCGATGTTAATTTTTTTATGGACTCCTTTCTCTCGCTGGTAAAGAAGGACTTTGACCAGAGCGGTGTTGCCTTGAAGGCAATAATCCATCCGGAGGTCACCTCCATGGCTGTTGACCCGCGTGCATTGCAGCAGGTTCTCCTCAATATTGTTACGAACGCCCTCGATGCAGCAGAAGAGGACGAGGAGCCGAAGGTCATCATCAACGTTTTCAGGTTGTCGGACTGCGTGAGGATGCAGATCATCGACAACGGAAGAGGCATGTCTCCGCAGCAGATCAGGGACCTTTTCAAGCCTTTTCATACGACCAAACAGAAAGGGACAGGCCTCGGTCTGGTAATTGTGAAAAAAATGCTTACAAAAATGCATTGCACGATCGATATCTCAAGCGAAAGCGGTGCCGGCACGATCGTGGACATCGTAGTGCCAGAGGTGCAGAATGAATTCGCTGCCTGTTAAGCGAACTCTGCTGATCATAGACGATGACAAATTGCTCTGTGACGTGGCACAGCGGTCTTTTCAGCCGGATATGAATGTCCTGACAGCGCATACCGGAAAAGACGGCATCGGACTTTGTTCCCGTGAAAAGATCGATGTTGTGCTGCTCGACCAGAATCTTCCTGATGGCGAGGGCTCCGCACTTTGTCCTGCAATACTGCACAAAAATGATCAAACAAAGATTATTTTTATCACCGCGTATCCTGACTTCGGCAATGCAGTCCGCGCCATAAGGGCGGGGGCACACGATTATCTTTCAAAACCGTTTGATATCGAGGAGCTTCGCCTTTCGGTCATGCGTGCCCTGCGGACAATGGGCCTGGAACAGATCGAGCAGGTCAGTCATTATGAACATATGAAAGATTATTCTGACACGGTTCTCATCGGCCGGGGGCTGGATCCGGTTCAACGTCTGATCGAACGGGCCGCGGCATCTGACGCGCCTGTATTCATAACCGGCGAGACCGGGACAGGCAAAAATGTCGCAGCCCGGCTCATTCATTACAGGAGTCAGGTTCGCCAGGCCCCCTTTATCGCCATCAACTGCGCGGCACTGCCCGAAAACCTTATAGAAGCCGAGCTGTTCGGATATGAAAAAGGGGCCTTTACCGGAGCAGGCTGCTCAAAGCGGGGGGTTTTTGAAATGGCCGAGGGGGGCACGCTGCTCCTTGATGAGATCGGCGAGATGCCGATGGCCCTGCAGGCCAAGCTCCTCAGTGTTCTCGAGGAAAAGCGCTTTAAGAAGCTGGGAAGTGACTCTATCCGGCATGTCAGTGTACGAGTTATCGCCGCTACAAACTCCGGGATCGATAACGCAATCAAATTGAAGACCTTCAGAGAAGATCTCTATTATCGTTTAGGCGTCATCAGGATCGATATGCCGCCGCTTCGTACGCGTCCGGGAGACATTGCAGAGAGCTGTGCGTACTTCATAAAAAAGATCACCGGCACTGACCTAAGCCTGCCGGAAGATGAAGTAACCCGCCTTATGCGATACCCGTGGCCGGGGAATATCCGTGAACTTAAGAACATTATCGAGCGGGCCGTTATACTCCAGGAAGGCAAATACCTTAAACCCTCAGAACTTATCGCTGCGCAATCAGAGCACACTTCCGTTGATCAGCACAATAAGGGAACCGCAGATACCGTTGCGTCGCTTCAAGCTGTGGAGAAGGTCCACATCCGCTACGCTCTCGACGTCTTTGCCAACAACTACATGCGTACGGCTCGCACACTCGGCATCTCTGTTTCCACGCTCAAGAGAAAAATTGCCGGTTATGGCCTTTCCGAAAAGTCTGAAATGAGCGCCCGCTCATAATAGACGGCCTGAAATAGATGTATTGATCTAAACCTCGCCCGACCACTAATCGCAACGTATTGATAATAACCGCAATTGAACATCACTCGAACTGGCATTCCGCTTGCAATATAAGGCTGAGGAAAAAAGAATGAAAAATGTTCTGATTGTAGACGATGAAAAGCTTTTTCTTCTGAGTCTCACCGACGGCTTGGGCATCTATGCAGGTGAATTCAATGTCATAACAGCTGAAAATGGCAGGAAGGCGGTTGAACTGCTGGGGACGATCAACATCGACCTCATCGTGACAGACCTGCAGATGCCTGTTATGGACGGCTTTGAACTGCTGGCCCATCTGAGCAATCATGAGCCGGACATCCCGGTGATTGTCATGACAGCGTACGGTGCTCCGTCCATCGAGGACAAACTGAGACCCTATAGTGTCACGCGCTATCTGGAGAAACCGCTGAACCTCAGAAAACTTGCGTCAGCGATCCTTGATGAGCTGGCGGCAAGCTCACAGGGATTCATCCAGGGGATCACGCTGCCGACGTTTTTACAGCTGGTCGAGATGGAGAAAAAGACCTGCACGCTCAGCATATCGTCTCACGGAACAGCAGGGCGGCTCTTTTTCAGAAAGGGAGAATTTCTCGACGCCGAGACCTCGGCGTCCTCCGGTGAGGATGCAGCGTACGAGATCGTTTGTTGGGAGAACGCCCAAATAGAGATTGATCCGATATGCCGAAAGAAAGCCAGGCGGATACAGGCTCCGCTGCAGCATATTATCATGGAGGGGTACAGGCTCAAGGATGAGAGAGAAAGGAGGGGGACTGTTAGCGGCATAGAGGAGCTGGAAGAAACAACCGGGCTGGACATATTGGCAGATGCCAAAACAACAGAACTTAACAAGGAGGAAGTCATGGCACTCGAAAAACATCTCGCAGGACTTAAAGAGGTCAAGGGATTCAAGGCAGCAGGGATTATGAACTACACCGGTGAAATGCTGGCAACAGAGTCGACAGACACAAATGTCGATCTCGACCTTGTCGGAGCGACCTTCAACGACATCTTTCGTTCTGCCCATGAGGCGTCAAAGAAGATCGGTCTCGATGCCTGCAAAGAGACGATTATCAGTACGCCCAAAGGAACAGTCGTAATGCGCTGCTCCGGTGTCGATGCGAAAAGTCACTTTCATCTGATAGGGGTCATGGCCGCTGACGGCAATCAGGCGCTCATGAAGATGCAGATCGAGAAGATGGTCCCTGCTATTATGGAAGAACTTGCTTAACCGCACAATGAGCGTCCTGGGGACCAGTCGGCCAATACCGCGGCCTCAGGGCGCTCGCCACTGCCAAAGAACTGTTATCAGCGCTGAGAAATGAATATAACCGGTGAGATAAAGTTCTTTCTCGGCGATGGTGATTATGCGCACCTGAAATTCTCGGAGAGCAGGACATCCTTTTCGATCGACATCGTTTCAGTGCCCGCAGCCTACCGGAGCAAAGGCATCGGTTCCCTGCTTATCGGCCGCGTGCTGCTGATGGCAGACACGATGGACAAGGATATTTACCTGTCTGCAAGGCCCATTGGGGCCTATACGGTTGAAAGGCTCTCCCGACTCGTATCCTACTATCAGCGCTTTGGCTTCAGCGTTATTGACGAAGGGCTTACCATGGTCTCGATGAAAAGGATCGCAAAAACCGCAGGAGCACAACACGCGGTTATTTAACCATACGTGACTTCGGTACGGCATTGGTATGGTGCATAGATATCAGGACGTCGAGGCCGGCAGCCGGTCGTGATGCTGACCGTTTTTTTCTCTCGCATCCTGATCCGTTCTGTCCTATAATGCTGATAGAAGAGGAGCATCCGATCAGGAGGGAATGTATGGAAACGCATTTTGCATCACCTGAACGTTCAACACCGGGTGAGCTCTACCGTGATATTCACGAAGCGAGCAACAACCCGATCATAGATGGCCTTCTGAGGACAGTTGGCGGACTTATCGCGGTGCTGAACGAGCATCGCCAGATTCTCGCCGTAAATAATGCCTTCCTCAGCATGATCGGCATTGATGATGCACATAGCGTGCTCGGCATCAGGCCGGGCGAGGCGATCAGCTGCATACATTCCCATGAAATGCCTGGCGGATGCGGGACGTCGCGTTATTGCTCCACCTGCGGGGCTGCGGTCGCGATCGTCACAAGCCTCGCATCAAATCAGCCGCAGGAACAGAAATGCGTTGCCACCGTGAACAAAAACGGAGAGATCATAGATCTCTGTCTGCATGTCAGGGCGTGTCCTGTTTTTCTGGACGGAACACAGCATATCCTCCTCTTTATCCAGGATATTACCCTTCAGGAGCGCTCGGCCTCCCTGGAGAGGGCCTTCTTCCATGATATCAACAACATCATCACAGCGCTCCACGGTGCAAGCGAGCTTATGGAATTCAGGGACGAAGCAGGTAAGAACGAACTTGCCAAACAGATACAGCAGATGTCTCTCCATCTGGCCAAGGAAGTCGAGATCCAGAGGGCTCTTTCACAGTCCAGCCAGCAGACGTACACAGTAGAAATGCAGGACTTTACGACTGACGACGTGATCCGTGAAGTGAAGACGGTCTTCGCCGGTCACCGCGCCGCAAAGAACAAAGTCCTGGTTTCCCCGGCAGACGCTCCCTGCATGGTCATTCGTTCAGATCTTCATCTCATACTACGAATAATTACAAACATGCTCGTCAACGCTTTCGAGGCAACAGCAGAAGGCGGAACCGTCAAACTCTGGATCGATCAGGACCAGGACCTGACTTTTCATGTCTGGAGCAGGCCGGCGATTCCCGAGGCTGTATCGAGGAGAGTCTTTCAGCGCTATTACAGCACCAAGGACAATAGTGGCCGCGGCATCGGCACCTATACAATGAAGCTGTTCGGCGAGGGTCTGCTTGGCGGAAAGGTCGGGTTTAAAACTTCCGAAGCCGATGGGACCACGTTTTCCTTCTCCCTGCCCTTCAGGATAGATCATGATGCTGCCTCTCCTTTGGCCCCGGTCTGTTGATGGATCATGCCTGAATTCAGGAACCGTGAGGAATACGAACGCTGGAAAGCCGAACGGCTGAAAGAGAGCCAGGACAGGCAGAGATCCCGGGACCAGCAGGCGTCTGACAAAAGACCGGCTGCTCCCGATCAACAGTCGCCATCATCACGATCGCCCGAACTTACCGATATTGGAGACCTCCTGAACCAATCCTGGGGCCAATTCAAAGAGAGAATCGGTGTTCTTCTGCCCCTGCATCTGCTGTCGCTTGTATTTCTCATCGCGGGCATACTCCTTGCCGTAGGCATAGGTGCCCTGATAGCAATGATGGTCCCGCAGTGCAAAACACCTGTTCTTCTTATATCAGCGCTGATCGGTCTCACCATAGGCCTGACGGCCATGTTCTGGCCTGTTTCTGCTCTGGTCGTTGCCGTAGCCGATCCATCCCTGGGCATGGGAGATGCCCTTGCTCAGGGATGGAAGAAGCTCTGGGCCTTTCTCTGGCTCTTCTCAATACTGGGATATGTGGTGGCCGGCGGATATCTCCTCTTTATTGTTCCGGGCGTTATATTTACGATCTGGTTCATCTTTTCCCAGTTTATCCTGGCAGAAGACAATGCACGGGGAATGGACGCCATGCTGAAGAGCAAGGAATATGTGAAGGGAAGATGGTTCGATGTTTTTCTGAGGTTTCTCGTCCTCTGGGCACTGTCAACCGGTCTCGGCATGATACCTCTTCTCGGCATCATCCTCTCCATAATGCTCACCCCGTTCATGATGATCTATTCATATCTCATATTCACAGACCTGAAACGCCTGAGGCCAGAGGTAGCGGAGTTCAAGCCAGATCCGGGAGAAAAAATAAAATGGGTCGGCGCAGCAACCCTGGGATATATCGTTCTGCCTCTTATCATCATTGCCATTGTCGGCACGGTCTGCATGATACCCCTCTTAATGATGAACGGCATGAACTTCCATCAGGTTCCGCCGCCGCAGCGGTTTTTCTGAAGAGCAACGGCACTCTGCCGGATAATGGCCTTGCCTGTATGATATAATCAAGGCCCTGGGAGGTTTCGCATTAACAATGATGAAAAAAGTGACGCTCTATACATTAAGCACCTGCCCTGTCTGCAGGAAGATCAAGAGTTTTCTTGACGACAACGGGATCGCCTATGCGCTGGTCGAGGTTGATTCGCTCGATGGCTCAGAGCAGTGGGCGGCAACAAAAGAACTGGCAAAACACAACCCGCAGGTTTCATATCCGACCGTTGTGGTCGAGGACGTGATCGTGGGTTACGACATAGATGCACTGAGGGCAAAACTGCTGTAGCATGGCCGTCACTCCTGATCGTCTTTACGAAGTCCTTTCAAGATATGCCGTCTCTCTCGGCCTTCAGCTCAACAGTGACAGAGAGTTCGTTCTCGATATACTTGCCGGTCTCCTGAAGAACGAAGAGCGGTATGGGTACCGCTCCTGCCCCTGCAGGCTGGCGTCCGGATACAGGGAGCGTGATGAG comes from the Nitrospirota bacterium genome and includes:
- a CDS encoding response regulator yields the protein MSDKARMRKSLTQKLREYRESFAGKLYISFMVIAIALSLTFFAVDFWQESRVMNQNVENKGRLLSAILAYHARIGVFSENRDRLKASVEGVIRSKDISFVRFFDVQDRLIYEHATGETAPEGFGRLPGMKEVRMMKGGNEDMQPVTGRENIVFTMPVVIERLSYDEGLLSGDDGTTAQQQIIGYVQVAIAKAYHEKKVARIILADIAISAFFLLIGGSIVFLFIRKSTRPLAVLTEAVRSFGKESIQINVPVQSGDEVGKLSHAFNEMSETLVRKEGERQRLETQFRQAQKMEAVGTMAGGIAHDFKNILTAISGFSNLAKMSLEKNDPAREYVEHILTASSRAAALVQSLLAFSRQQLISPKAVDLNTILTNVEKMLRRLIREDIRLDIQLSKERSVVMADAGQIDQVLMNLCTNARDSMPDGGTLSIAIGKTQLDKDFFPAFEVMKPGTYATISVADTGTGMDDETRKKIFEPFFTTKEVGRGSGLGLASVYGIVKQHEGYIDVRSRPGQGTEFFIYLPLVHVDDQYEPDRTATALQRGSETILVAEDDEDVRLYVHDILRLYGYTVVEASDGDEAVQMFARHPKIDLLLLDVVMPGKNGREVLETIRAQSPQIRALFLSGYSEDIISKRGVLDEGINFISKPVSPEELLIRVREVLDSGTQGSSKRA
- a CDS encoding PAS domain S-box protein; protein product: MHAQTLSLLSHPVEIKNCPISNAPCPGDCIFSNILQNVGIGIIVFDTVQKVLVFQNQESRRLFQGFIEHPDYRTLSDLLLSGDSSSEGEAITLTVGRRFLGFTVYRINHIYRWVFIRDVTDKERTEEQVRAAHRMNRAVLERSPYGIIVVNKTGAIDYVNPAMIAINAGTYEEITAINVYNFPAYLSLGIASGIRAAIEEGKDFFIGPVEYTSALGGKTTIRNFVGMPFDDDGDRKALVFVEDVTEQKRIEAQNALLAATVESATDAVVITDARGTIQYVNPAFEQITGYGRAEVIGRSPRILKSGKQDETFYRTMWNTLKDGQVWRGVLINKRADGSLYDEEMTIFPVRSASGEILNFVASMRDITVKAKLEAIAEAVNCMDNIGYVFAGIRHEIGNPVNSTKMALTVLHDNLGTYSPETTRNYIERALTELSRVEYLLQSLRSFNMFESPKIEQIDVNFFMDSFLSLVKKDFDQSGVALKAIIHPEVTSMAVDPRALQQVLLNIVTNALDAAEEDEEPKVIINVFRLSDCVRMQIIDNGRGMSPQQIRDLFKPFHTTKQKGTGLGLVIVKKMLTKMHCTIDISSESGAGTIVDIVVPEVQNEFAAC
- a CDS encoding sigma-54-dependent Fis family transcriptional regulator, whose translation is MNSLPVKRTLLIIDDDKLLCDVAQRSFQPDMNVLTAHTGKDGIGLCSREKIDVVLLDQNLPDGEGSALCPAILHKNDQTKIIFITAYPDFGNAVRAIRAGAHDYLSKPFDIEELRLSVMRALRTMGLEQIEQVSHYEHMKDYSDTVLIGRGLDPVQRLIERAAASDAPVFITGETGTGKNVAARLIHYRSQVRQAPFIAINCAALPENLIEAELFGYEKGAFTGAGCSKRGVFEMAEGGTLLLDEIGEMPMALQAKLLSVLEEKRFKKLGSDSIRHVSVRVIAATNSGIDNAIKLKTFREDLYYRLGVIRIDMPPLRTRPGDIAESCAYFIKKITGTDLSLPEDEVTRLMRYPWPGNIRELKNIIERAVILQEGKYLKPSELIAAQSEHTSVDQHNKGTADTVASLQAVEKVHIRYALDVFANNYMRTARTLGISVSTLKRKIAGYGLSEKSEMSARS
- a CDS encoding response regulator gives rise to the protein MKNVLIVDDEKLFLLSLTDGLGIYAGEFNVITAENGRKAVELLGTINIDLIVTDLQMPVMDGFELLAHLSNHEPDIPVIVMTAYGAPSIEDKLRPYSVTRYLEKPLNLRKLASAILDELAASSQGFIQGITLPTFLQLVEMEKKTCTLSISSHGTAGRLFFRKGEFLDAETSASSGEDAAYEIVCWENAQIEIDPICRKKARRIQAPLQHIIMEGYRLKDERERRGTVSGIEELEETTGLDILADAKTTELNKEEVMALEKHLAGLKEVKGFKAAGIMNYTGEMLATESTDTNVDLDLVGATFNDIFRSAHEASKKIGLDACKETIISTPKGTVVMRCSGVDAKSHFHLIGVMAADGNQALMKMQIEKMVPAIMEELA
- a CDS encoding PAS domain-containing sensor histidine kinase; amino-acid sequence: METHFASPERSTPGELYRDIHEASNNPIIDGLLRTVGGLIAVLNEHRQILAVNNAFLSMIGIDDAHSVLGIRPGEAISCIHSHEMPGGCGTSRYCSTCGAAVAIVTSLASNQPQEQKCVATVNKNGEIIDLCLHVRACPVFLDGTQHILLFIQDITLQERSASLERAFFHDINNIITALHGASELMEFRDEAGKNELAKQIQQMSLHLAKEVEIQRALSQSSQQTYTVEMQDFTTDDVIREVKTVFAGHRAAKNKVLVSPADAPCMVIRSDLHLILRIITNMLVNAFEATAEGGTVKLWIDQDQDLTFHVWSRPAIPEAVSRRVFQRYYSTKDNSGRGIGTYTMKLFGEGLLGGKVGFKTSEADGTTFSFSLPFRIDHDAASPLAPVC
- a CDS encoding glutaredoxin family protein — its product is MMKKVTLYTLSTCPVCRKIKSFLDDNGIAYALVEVDSLDGSEQWAATKELAKHNPQVSYPTVVVEDVIVGYDIDALRAKLL
- a CDS encoding ferredoxin:thioredoxin reductase; the encoded protein is MAVTPDRLYEVLSRYAVSLGLQLNSDREFVLDILAGLLKNEERYGYRSCPCRLASGYRERDEDIICPCRYRDDDIRDFGSCYCSLYVSEAWNNNTVPHSVVPERRRQGK